One genomic region from Thalassotalea sp. PS06 encodes:
- the rplX gene encoding 50S ribosomal protein L24, protein MASKIHQNDEVVILAGKDKGKSGKVTKVLPAEGKVFVEGINLVKKHQKAVPQLEQAGGIITKEAAIDVSNVAIKNPATGKADRVGFRFEDGKKVRFFKSNNELV, encoded by the coding sequence TCAAAATGATGAAGTAGTAATCCTAGCTGGTAAAGATAAGGGCAAAAGTGGCAAGGTCACCAAAGTTCTTCCAGCAGAAGGTAAAGTTTTCGTTGAAGGCATCAACTTAGTTAAGAAACACCAGAAAGCTGTTCCACAGCTTGAACAAGCTGGTGGCATCATTACTAAAGAAGCTGCTATCGACGTATCAAACGTTGCGATCAAAAACCCTGCTACTGGCAAGGCTGATCGCGTTGGTTTTAGATTTGAAGACGGTAAAAAAGTACGTTTCTTCAAGTCTAATAACGAATTAGTTTAA